The Alkalibaculum bacchi genomic interval AAATTAATGCAAATGATTAATAATCTTCGAGAACAAGTTCAAAGGTACAGGGTTGCTTATTTTACTCAAATGAACAACACGGGATTACTATTAAAAGAGCATAATGAGATGCTAAACGCCATTAAAGATAAGGATGGGAATCTGGCAAGGACAATTGCAGAAAGTCATATTGCAACCACAGAAGAACTTATCGTAATTATGGAGCAAAAGAACGAGCTAAAAGATGTAAAAGAATAGAAAAAGCGTAGCCTGTTGGTTACGCTTTTTCTTCGAGTAAAATACAAATAATCAATAAGATAGAGCCTATAACGATAAACGTATCGGCTACATTAAAAATAGCAAATTGAATGAATCGAAATTCAAAAAAATCTACTACATAAGCTAATCTTATGCGATCGATTAGATTTCCTATTGCCCCTCCGATAACAAAAGTAAGAGCTAATGTCATCCATTGAAACCCTTTTTTCTCATTAATCACCTTTGATAGATAAATGAATAAACAAATAATAAAAATTGATGTGACTATTGTTAATAAAGGGATTTTATTGGATAGAATACTAAATGCAGCTCCCGTATTCTCTGCATAAGTTAAATGAAAAATATTTTGTATAATAGGAATGGTAACCACATTTTTTACATGGGTTATAGCTAAGTATTTAGTGAATTGATCTAAAAGAATGATAGCGATAATAATTAAATAGTAATACATTTTAACCTCCGTGTTTTTTTAGAATAAATGCCTTTGGTTGAATAGAAAAGTTCTATCTTTTTCTACACAAATTAATCTTTAATAGCAAGATGACCCTAAAGGAATACCTAGATACTAGTGACTTATTCATTATACATGAATAGCTAGCATGATATAAAGTATAATATTAAAACCATAGGAACTGTAGGTGAATTATTTAATATAAAATCCGTATAGGATATAATAAAATGACATTAGGTGATAAATTGAATAAACTTAAGATAAGAGCGGAATTAAAGCCATATTTGTATTTAGGTCTTACTCTATGTATGGTCCTATTGTTTTATAAGGTAGTTACAAATATTGGCGTTTTAATGGATTCGATTAGGGAAGGGATAAGTTTTGTTGTTGGTATATTTAAACCTCTATTTTGGGGATTGATTCTATTTTATTTTTTAATAAGACCTGTCAAGTTTTTAGATAAAAAGTTTTTGAGAATTGGTTTCTTTAGAAAACATGTTAAATACAGTAGAATCATTTCTATACTGTTAATCTATTTTTGTTTATTTTTTCTCGTATATTTGGTACTCTTATTTATATTACCTCAAATATGGCAGAGCATAAGGATTATAATTAGTGGAATACCAAGCTATATTAGGAAGGTAGAAGACATCATTACGAAACTCCATTTAGAGCAGTATATAAATTATTTTGTGGAGAATTCGTCTGTCACAAAAAGCTCACAAGGGGCTGCGAGCTCTCAGGGTATAGGAGACCTTTTATCTACTCTTTTAGGTGAGGAGAACTTAACCATACAAGATACTCTAACATATCTAATAGAAAGTGTAATAGGAGTAGGTAATAAGCTTTTTCGATTGATATTATCTTTATTTTTGTCTATATATTTATTGTTGGACAGCGAGGTTTTAGGTAGGCAGATAATTTCTGCTGTTAAAAGTATCATATCCAAAGAAACCTATCGTAAATGGACGAAAACATTAGGCTTGATGGACGAAACCTTTTATAAATTTTTCATCGGAAAGATTTACTGTTCCATTTTTGTTGCATCTTTTGTTTTTGTTGGCTTAATTCTTCTTAAAGTACCTCATAGCTCATTGATTAGTCTGATTATCCTTGTATTGAATATTATTCCTTACTTTGGTCCTATTGTAGGAGGAGCTATAGGCGTTCTTATTACATTATTTAACAGTCCCAACAAAGTGGTATGGGTATTAGGACTAGTCATCCTTGCTGGACAGTTAGAAGATAATCTATTAGGACCAAAAGTTTTAGGAAATCAAATAGGATTAAAGCCCTTTTGGATTATGATTTCTGTTATAATAGGTGGGGAAATATTTGGAATTGGGGGAATGTTTTTAGCTGTGCCAACCTTTGCCATACTAAAGGTATTTATAGTAGAATGGATGACGAAAAGAAATGCGTAGAGCAAAAGTGAATTTAAGAACCTTTTGCCATATTATAGTATAAAAGTAAAGAGTTTGTTAAAGTTTAGGAGGATTTTAATGGAAAATGTATTTGATATACTCAAAGAAAGAGGATTTATTGAACAATGTACTGATGAGGAAGCTATAAAGGAGCTATTGGGTAAAGAATCTATAACCTTTTACATAGGTTTTGATCCAACAGCTGATAGCTTACATGTGGGCCATTTTCTTCAAATAATGGCGATGACCCATATGCAAAGAGCAGGTCATAAGCCAATAGCCTTATTAGGTGGTGGAACAACTACTATTGGGGACCCAACGGATAAAAGCGATATGAGAAAGATGCTCACTTTAGAACAGATTAATCACAATGCAAAGAACTTTAAAAAAGTATTTGAGAAATTCTTTGATTTTTCTGAAGATAAGGCCTTGATGGTAAATAATGCTGATTGGCTATTATCTTTAAATTATATTGAGTTCTTGAGAGATGTGGGCGTTCATTTTTCTGTAAACCGCATGCTTCAAGCAGAATGTTATAAGTCTCGTATGGAAAAAGGTCTTACTTTCTTAGAATTTAACTACATGCTAATGCAGTCGTATGATTTCTATAAAATGTTTCAAGAATACAATTGCAAGATGCAATTAGGTGGAAATGATCAATGGTCTAATATTATAGGAGGGGTAGAGCTTATTCGAAGAAAGTCAAGCGGACAAGCATATGGTATGACTTTCTCTCTATTGACTACTAGTGAAGGAAAGAAGATGGGTAAGACTGAAAAAGGGGCGCTATGGCTAGATCCAGAAAAGACAAGCCCTTATGAATTCTACCAATACTGGAGAAATATCAATGACCCAGATGTAGAGAAGTGTTTAGCATTACTAACATTTTTACCTATGAAACAAGTTCGAGAATTAGGCGCATTACAAGGCTCTGAAATCAACAAGGCTAAAGAAGTATTAGCTTACGAAGTGACAAAGATTATTCATGGTGAAAAAGAAGCTGAAAAAGCACAAGAAGCGGCAAGAAGCCTATTTGGAAGCAATGCTAAAAGTGCTGATATGCCTAGCACAATAGTAGAAAAAAGCACAATAGAGAACCATATTGGAATACTAGACCTTATGCAACAAGCGGGTTTGATTAAAAGCAAAAGCGAAGGGCGAAGGCTAGTAGAGCAAGGTGGAGTATCTGTAAATGACGAGAAAGTTCAAGACATCAACCGCCAAATCACAATGTCTGATTTAGATGAAGATGGACAGTTGATCATCAAAAAGGGTAAGAAAGTATATCATCAGATTAAAATTGAAAGTTAATAGTGTGAATTTTAGAGTGTAAAGTACAAAGGAAGTTAGATTAATGATGGTTCAATAATAGTTAGATTTGGTTGGACGGTTGGCTTGTTGGACAGTTGGACGGGAAAACTTTTAAGCCGAAAGCTGAATGCTGAAAAAAGCTTAACTCGCTGGTAGGCAAGTAAATTTTCCGCTTTCCGCTAATATTAGAAAGGGGTTATACATTGAGTATACACACGAATCCTGTAAGAGGAACTAGAGATATTCTTCCTCAAGAAATGGAACTTAGAGATAAACTACAAGAGAAAATATTACAAATATATCGCTCTCATGGATTTGAGAGAATCGAGACGCCTATTTTAGAAAGCCTTGATTTGTTAATGAATAGTGATGGTGGAGAAAATCTAAAGATGTTGTTTACTGTCCTAAAAAGAGGTGAAAAACTCGATGTTCATGAAAATTCTACCATAAAGGATTTATGTGATACAGGTCTTCGGTATGATTTAACTCTGCCTCTTAGTCGGTTTTTTGCAAACAATAAAAACTCTCTTCAATTTCCCTTTAAAGCGATTCAAATTGACAATGTCTTTCGAGCAGAAAGACCTCAAAAGGGAAGATTTAGATCTTTTAAACAATGTGATATAGACATCATAGGTGAAGAAACGCAAGTTGCAGAAATTGAATTGATTCATACTACTACAAAAGCTTTAGGTGAAATAGGATTTAAAAATTTTGTAGTAAGAATCAATGACCGCAGAATTTTAAGCAGCATTATCATTTCGGCAGGTTTCGAGCCAGAGGAAGTCTCTTCTATTAGCATTGTCTTAGATAAACTTGATAAAATAGGACAAGATGGTGTAGCTAAAGAGCTTATAGAAAAAGGCTATAATGAACAAGGTGTAAATGATATAATCCACTCTTTTACAACTCTAAATGAAGATAACTTGGATAAAATTGAAGGAGATGAAAGTGTAAAGAATAGCTTGTTGCAGGTTATAAGAGCTGCAAGAGAGTTGTCTGATGGGCAGTATGAAATTGTATTTGATCCTACACTAGTAAGAGGGATGGGATACTATACAGGACAAATTTTTGAAATTACTTATGGACCTTACGGCTTTTCCATAGCTGGAGGTGGTCGATACGATAATATGATTGGCAATATTTCCAAAGAATCGATTCCAGCAGTAGGCTTTTCTATAGGCTTTGAACGTATCATAACAATACTCCTAGAAGAACAGCATATTGCCCAGGAAATCAACAAAAAGGTTGCGTTTTTGTACCGTGCTGAGGAAGATTATGTCGAAATAATGAAAAAAGCAGATGAATTTAGAAAGCTCGGCTATATGGTAACTACCTTAGTAGCAAAGAAGAAGATGAACAAACAGATTAATGCGTTGAAGGACTCGGATTATAGTTATTTGTTTGTATATGGGAAAGATGAAGAACTACGAGCAATTGAAAGCTAAGGTGGTCAGGTGGTCAGGTGGTCAGGTGGTCAGGTGGTCAGGTGGTCAGGTGGTCAGGTGGTAAGGTGGTAAGGTGGTAAGGTGGTAAGGTGGTAAGGTGGTAAAATCAGTGGTCGCGCAGCGACCTGCTGATTTTACTTAGAACTTATGGAGTGGTAACTTTGCTTGTTGAGGAGCGTAGCGACGAAGAGAAGCATTAGTACCACCCATGCCAGGCTTGCCCAAGAGCACAAGCATAGCGCAGCAGGGCGATTGGCTGCAAGCTACGGCAGAACTTAGAACGTAAAGCGCTGAAGGCGCTTTACTTATTAGGAGAATAAAATGAAAAGACTGGAACTAATTGCAACTTGTACTTTTGGATTAGAAGGGATTTTAAAAGATGAAGTAGTAAAATTAGGGTTTGAGAATATTGTGACGAGCAATGGTCGGGTTGAATTTAGCGGTGAAGAAGATGCCATAGCTATTGCAAATTTATGGCTACGAACAGCTGACAGGGTATTAGTGAAGATTGGGAAGTTTAATGCCACTACTTTTGACGAGCTCTTTGAGAAGACAAAAGCTTGTTCATGGGAACAGTGGATTACCAAAGACGGGCGCTTTCCTGTAGCAAAAGCTACTTCTGTAAAGTCAAAATTATTTAGCAAGTCAGATTGTCAAAGCATCGTGAAAAAAGCTATTGTGGAAAGATTAAAACAAAAATATAAAATAAACTGGTTCGAGGAGAGCGGTGAAAACTATCCTGTTTTTGTAAATATTCTAAAGGATGAAGTAACCTTGTCTATAGACTCTTCTGGAGTAGGTCTTCACAAGAGAGGTTATCGAGCAAAGGGAAATGAAGCGCCTCTAAAAGAGACTCTTGCAGCAGCAATTGTCTTTTTATCTCATTGGAAACCTGAAAGGCAGTTAGCCGACCCCTTTTGTGGTTCCGGAACTTTGCTCATTGAAGCTGCGCTAATGGGTAAAAACATTGCGCCTGGAATCAACAGGACTTTTTCTAGCGAAACCTGGAACGGTCAAATGAAGAGAAGTTACTCAAGTATAAGAGAAGAAGCGAAAGATATGATTGAAAAGGATGAGTTTAGATTACTGGGCTCTGATATTGATAGACATTCCATCCAATTAGCTATGGAAAATGCAAAACTAGCAGGTGTAGATGATGTAATAGCATTTCAAAAATTAGATGTTTCAGAATTTAGTTCCAGTAAAAGAGTCGGAACAATCATTACCAACCCTCCTTATGGAGAAAGACTATCTACAAAGAAAGAAGTAGAGGAATTATACCAAACTATGGGGAAGACATTTGAAAAACTAGATGATTGGTCTTACTTTATTTTGACAGGACATTTGAATTTTGAAAGGTATTTCGGTAGAAGAGCTACGAAAAACAGAAAGTTGTACAATGGCAATATACTGACTTATCTGTATCAGTACTATGGTGGCCGAAAATAATTTTTTAGCTAAAAGCGCAATGTGGAAAGGGGAACTCTAAAAGGAAATACTGAATTGAAAGTGCAAAATTATCTGTAGGCTCTATTAGGACTTCCAGAGGGTCATTCTGAGGAGTACAGCGACGAAGAATCTCTAAGAACTAGCTCTGCGCAAAAAAACTGAGTGCTGAAAGATAAATTTCTTTTGCTCAAAATAATTGTTTAACCATCGTTCGGCAACTGTTCGGCCATTGTTTAACAACTGCT includes:
- the hisS gene encoding histidine--tRNA ligase encodes the protein MSIHTNPVRGTRDILPQEMELRDKLQEKILQIYRSHGFERIETPILESLDLLMNSDGGENLKMLFTVLKRGEKLDVHENSTIKDLCDTGLRYDLTLPLSRFFANNKNSLQFPFKAIQIDNVFRAERPQKGRFRSFKQCDIDIIGEETQVAEIELIHTTTKALGEIGFKNFVVRINDRRILSSIIISAGFEPEEVSSISIVLDKLDKIGQDGVAKELIEKGYNEQGVNDIIHSFTTLNEDNLDKIEGDESVKNSLLQVIRAARELSDGQYEIVFDPTLVRGMGYYTGQIFEITYGPYGFSIAGGGRYDNMIGNISKESIPAVGFSIGFERIITILLEEQHIAQEINKKVAFLYRAEEDYVEIMKKADEFRKLGYMVTTLVAKKKMNKQINALKDSDYSYLFVYGKDEELRAIES
- the lspA gene encoding signal peptidase II → MYYYLIIIAIILLDQFTKYLAITHVKNVVTIPIIQNIFHLTYAENTGAAFSILSNKIPLLTIVTSIFIICLFIYLSKVINEKKGFQWMTLALTFVIGGAIGNLIDRIRLAYVVDFFEFRFIQFAIFNVADTFIVIGSILLIICILLEEKA
- a CDS encoding AI-2E family transporter, with translation MNKLKIRAELKPYLYLGLTLCMVLLFYKVVTNIGVLMDSIREGISFVVGIFKPLFWGLILFYFLIRPVKFLDKKFLRIGFFRKHVKYSRIISILLIYFCLFFLVYLVLLFILPQIWQSIRIIISGIPSYIRKVEDIITKLHLEQYINYFVENSSVTKSSQGAASSQGIGDLLSTLLGEENLTIQDTLTYLIESVIGVGNKLFRLILSLFLSIYLLLDSEVLGRQIISAVKSIISKETYRKWTKTLGLMDETFYKFFIGKIYCSIFVASFVFVGLILLKVPHSSLISLIILVLNIIPYFGPIVGGAIGVLITLFNSPNKVVWVLGLVILAGQLEDNLLGPKVLGNQIGLKPFWIMISVIIGGEIFGIGGMFLAVPTFAILKVFIVEWMTKRNA
- the tyrS gene encoding tyrosine--tRNA ligase, translated to MENVFDILKERGFIEQCTDEEAIKELLGKESITFYIGFDPTADSLHVGHFLQIMAMTHMQRAGHKPIALLGGGTTTIGDPTDKSDMRKMLTLEQINHNAKNFKKVFEKFFDFSEDKALMVNNADWLLSLNYIEFLRDVGVHFSVNRMLQAECYKSRMEKGLTFLEFNYMLMQSYDFYKMFQEYNCKMQLGGNDQWSNIIGGVELIRRKSSGQAYGMTFSLLTTSEGKKMGKTEKGALWLDPEKTSPYEFYQYWRNINDPDVEKCLALLTFLPMKQVRELGALQGSEINKAKEVLAYEVTKIIHGEKEAEKAQEAARSLFGSNAKSADMPSTIVEKSTIENHIGILDLMQQAGLIKSKSEGRRLVEQGGVSVNDEKVQDINRQITMSDLDEDGQLIIKKGKKVYHQIKIES
- a CDS encoding THUMP domain-containing class I SAM-dependent RNA methyltransferase, with the translated sequence MKRLELIATCTFGLEGILKDEVVKLGFENIVTSNGRVEFSGEEDAIAIANLWLRTADRVLVKIGKFNATTFDELFEKTKACSWEQWITKDGRFPVAKATSVKSKLFSKSDCQSIVKKAIVERLKQKYKINWFEESGENYPVFVNILKDEVTLSIDSSGVGLHKRGYRAKGNEAPLKETLAAAIVFLSHWKPERQLADPFCGSGTLLIEAALMGKNIAPGINRTFSSETWNGQMKRSYSSIREEAKDMIEKDEFRLLGSDIDRHSIQLAMENAKLAGVDDVIAFQKLDVSEFSSSKRVGTIITNPPYGERLSTKKEVEELYQTMGKTFEKLDDWSYFILTGHLNFERYFGRRATKNRKLYNGNILTYLYQYYGGRK